A single genomic interval of Polaribacter vadi harbors:
- a CDS encoding anti-sigma factor, with amino-acid sequence MNIKDYIASGILELYIAGSLSEKENEEVYAAIQENPILLAEVESIEKAIVQLTAATKKDASYSFDNIKNKLKVEETKVISLAKPQSNWKQYVGWAAAFILGSTLILSVLQNNKLKEQLASENSEKELLEAQIDSASTNLASAEKLITIFRDKDIISIPLGGQAVSPTSYAKVYWDKKSNAIYLDAKGLPEPPKGKVYQVWSLTLDPLTPTSLGTLDSFTADTNKIFTITNANQSEAFGITLEPAGGSISPTLEQLYTLGTVSS; translated from the coding sequence ATGAATATAAAAGACTACATAGCATCTGGAATTTTAGAACTGTACATTGCAGGCTCGCTTTCTGAAAAAGAAAATGAGGAAGTGTATGCTGCAATTCAAGAAAACCCAATATTGTTAGCAGAAGTAGAATCTATAGAAAAAGCGATTGTACAATTAACTGCTGCCACTAAAAAAGATGCCTCTTATTCATTTGATAACATAAAAAATAAATTAAAAGTTGAGGAAACAAAAGTAATCTCATTAGCAAAACCACAATCGAATTGGAAACAGTATGTTGGTTGGGCAGCTGCTTTTATATTGGGTTCCACTTTAATTTTATCTGTACTTCAAAATAATAAATTGAAAGAGCAATTAGCCTCTGAAAATTCTGAAAAAGAACTTTTAGAAGCACAAATAGATAGTGCCTCTACCAATTTAGCATCCGCAGAAAAACTAATTACAATTTTTAGAGATAAAGATATTATATCTATTCCTTTAGGTGGCCAAGCAGTTTCTCCAACATCTTATGCAAAAGTATATTGGGATAAAAAATCAAATGCTATTTATTTAGATGCCAAAGGTTTACCTGAGCCTCCAAAAGGAAAAGTATATCAAGTTTGGTCTTTAACTTTAGATCCTTTAACACCAACAAGTTTAGGAACTTTAGATTCTTTTACAGCTGATACCAACAAAATATTTACCATCACAAATGCAAATCAATCTGAAGCATTTGGTATTACCTTAGAGCCAGCAGGTGGTAGCATCTCTCCTACTCTAGAACAATTGTATACTTTAGGAACAGTTTCTTCTTAA
- a CDS encoding RNA polymerase sigma factor, giving the protein MKDQSELILQFQQKDVKAYEKLYNLYCDSISGVVNNIVKNDDVAQEITQDVFIKAWNKGDTYSPQKGRFFTWLLNIARNAAIDYTRSKKFKQSKQNLNADFFVDILESSSSLDSETNTIGLKEFVTKLGETCKSVIELLYFKGFTQKEASEELNIPLGTIKTRNRSCIGELRTMLGV; this is encoded by the coding sequence ATGAAAGACCAATCCGAATTAATTTTACAATTTCAGCAAAAAGATGTAAAAGCTTACGAAAAACTATACAATTTATATTGTGATAGTATTTCTGGTGTTGTAAATAACATTGTTAAAAATGATGATGTTGCTCAAGAAATTACTCAAGACGTTTTTATAAAAGCGTGGAATAAAGGAGATACTTATTCTCCACAAAAAGGTCGTTTCTTTACGTGGTTATTGAATATTGCTAGAAATGCAGCAATTGATTATACGCGTTCAAAAAAATTTAAACAGTCTAAACAAAACCTTAATGCAGATTTTTTCGTAGATATATTGGAAAGCAGTTCTAGTTTAGATAGCGAAACAAATACAATTGGTTTAAAAGAATTTGTAACCAAGTTAGGCGAAACCTGTAAATCTGTAATTGAATTATTATATTTTAAAGGATTTACACAAAAAGAAGCATCTGAAGAATTGAACATTCCATTAGGAACCATAAAAACAAGAAATAGATCTTGCATTGGCGAATTACGTACAATGTTAGGCGTTTAA
- a CDS encoding exonuclease domain-containing protein — protein MYAILDIETTGGKFNEEGITEIAIHKFDGHEVVDTFISLINPEQPIQEFVVRLTGINNKMLRNAPKFYEVAKRIVEITKDCIIVAHNSAFDYRILRTEFERLGFDFERNTLCTVELSQQLILDQPSYSLGKLTKALGIPITERHRANGDALATIQLFKLLLAKDTEKSIIQSSIKYFDRRLEKEKLNNLINEIPNVLGIFYVHDTNGKVIFIGKGKNIKAEINNLFIKTTRRAVKIQERAVSVSYNKTGNELFTRLKFYLELESISPKFNFRKTFKINEDNFNNDNFIIIEKGREIEENAIILIENNVVISYGYTNLAFQEDNIEILKTVLTSIKENEIAKSIVKNYLNKSKVKKIVRF, from the coding sequence TTGTACGCTATTTTAGATATTGAAACTACTGGAGGTAAATTTAATGAAGAAGGAATTACGGAAATTGCTATTCATAAATTTGATGGACATGAGGTTGTAGATACGTTTATATCGCTTATAAACCCAGAACAACCTATTCAAGAATTTGTGGTAAGACTTACTGGCATCAACAATAAAATGTTGCGAAATGCACCCAAATTTTATGAAGTTGCTAAAAGAATTGTAGAAATTACAAAAGATTGCATTATTGTAGCCCATAATTCTGCATTCGATTATAGAATTTTAAGAACCGAATTCGAACGGTTAGGATTCGATTTTGAGAGAAATACGTTGTGTACTGTAGAATTAAGTCAGCAACTTATTTTAGATCAACCTTCTTACAGTTTAGGAAAACTTACAAAAGCTTTAGGAATACCAATTACAGAAAGGCACAGAGCAAATGGTGATGCTTTAGCAACCATCCAATTATTTAAATTATTATTGGCAAAAGATACCGAAAAAAGTATTATTCAAAGTTCTATTAAATATTTTGATAGAAGACTTGAAAAAGAAAAGCTGAACAATTTGATTAATGAAATTCCAAATGTTTTAGGTATTTTTTATGTGCATGACACCAATGGAAAAGTTATTTTTATTGGAAAAGGTAAAAATATAAAAGCAGAGATTAACAACTTGTTTATTAAAACTACTAGAAGAGCTGTTAAAATTCAAGAAAGAGCTGTATCAGTTTCTTATAATAAAACTGGTAATGAATTATTTACACGTTTAAAATTTTATTTAGAATTAGAATCCATTTCGCCAAAATTTAATTTTAGAAAAACTTTTAAAATTAACGAAGACAATTTTAATAACGATAATTTTATCATTATTGAAAAAGGAAGAGAAATTGAAGAAAACGCTATCATTTTAATTGAAAATAATGTAGTAATCAGTTATGGATATACAAATTTAGCATTTCAAGAAGATAATATTGAAATTCTAAAAACGGTGTTAACATCAATTAAAGAGAATGAAATTGCTAAATCGATTGTAAAAAATTACTTGAACAAAAGTAAAGTAAAAAAAATAGTGCGTTTTTAA
- a CDS encoding YggS family pyridoxal phosphate-dependent enzyme translates to MIKENIQDFKSKIPENVTLVAVSKTKPIEDLQEAYDAGQRILGENKIQEMVDKYDALPKDIKWHMIGHLQSNKVKYMAHFVDLIHGVDKLKTLKVINKEAKKHDRVIKVLLQAKIAKEDSKFGLSFNEIDAILTSEEIATLQNIKVVGFMGMATFTEDKEQLKEEFSSLKNFFDTQKSKNSDLEILSMGMSGDYQLAIENGSTMIRVGSSIFGSRNYYE, encoded by the coding sequence ATGATTAAAGAAAATATACAAGATTTTAAATCGAAAATACCAGAAAATGTAACACTTGTTGCAGTTTCTAAAACAAAACCAATTGAAGATTTACAGGAAGCTTATGATGCTGGTCAGCGTATTTTGGGTGAAAATAAAATTCAAGAAATGGTGGACAAATATGATGCTTTACCTAAAGACATAAAATGGCATATGATTGGTCATTTACAGAGTAATAAGGTAAAATATATGGCTCATTTTGTAGATTTAATTCACGGAGTTGATAAATTGAAAACCCTAAAAGTTATCAACAAAGAAGCTAAAAAACATGATAGAGTTATTAAGGTTTTGTTGCAAGCTAAAATTGCGAAAGAAGATTCTAAATTCGGACTTTCCTTTAATGAGATTGATGCTATTTTAACATCCGAAGAAATAGCAACTTTACAAAATATTAAAGTAGTTGGTTTTATGGGAATGGCTACTTTTACAGAAGATAAAGAACAACTAAAAGAAGAATTTTCATCGCTTAAAAACTTTTTTGATACACAAAAATCAAAGAATTCTGATCTAGAAATTCTATCTATGGGAATGAGTGGAGATTATCAATTGGCAATAGAAAATGGGAGCACAATGATTCGAGTTGGAAGTTCTATATTTGGCAGTCGTAATTATTATGAGTAA
- a CDS encoding DUF1015 domain-containing protein, translated as MAIIKPFKAVRASRDKVALVSSKSYETYTPAELGAKLDFNPYTFLHVVNPDYKYLQEVSTERRFQLVQNRYADFKRNKIFNQDTIPAFYIYERIDANNTFCGIIGATSIDDYLNNVIKKHEGTIHKRERLFEKYLKIIGFNAEPVLLTFRDDETLKEIINQEKAKNPEYEFSTTDKMLHKLWVVSDENITQNITKAFAKIEALYIADGHHRTASSALLAKDLASENENHNGTEAYNYFMSYLIPESQLKISEFNRFVKDLNGLSVNEFLEKLSLHFVIHNRGQLIYFPDKKHHFSMYLNGEFYSLYLKEDEYTFTNALSKLDSEILFRTVLEPILGVKDLTNNDRVGHSDNKKDVISIKTKVDSGLYTVGFSLTAVTIVELKEIADANLKMPPKTTYIQPKLRSGLTVYEF; from the coding sequence ATGGCCATAATTAAACCTTTTAAAGCTGTTAGAGCAAGTAGAGATAAAGTTGCTTTGGTTTCTTCCAAATCTTACGAAACCTATACTCCTGCTGAATTAGGGGCTAAACTAGATTTTAATCCATACACGTTTTTACATGTTGTAAATCCTGATTATAAGTATTTACAAGAAGTTTCTACTGAAAGAAGATTTCAATTAGTTCAGAACAGATATGCAGATTTTAAAAGGAACAAAATCTTTAATCAAGATACCATTCCTGCTTTTTATATTTATGAAAGAATTGATGCAAATAATACTTTTTGTGGAATTATTGGAGCCACAAGTATCGATGATTATTTGAATAACGTGATCAAAAAACACGAAGGAACGATTCATAAAAGAGAGCGTCTTTTTGAAAAATATTTAAAGATTATCGGTTTTAATGCAGAACCTGTTTTGTTAACGTTTAGAGATGATGAAACTCTTAAAGAAATCATCAATCAAGAAAAAGCTAAAAACCCTGAATATGAGTTTTCTACAACTGATAAAATGTTGCATAAACTTTGGGTTGTAAGTGATGAGAATATCACTCAAAATATAACAAAAGCATTTGCAAAAATAGAAGCTTTATATATTGCTGATGGGCATCATAGAACTGCATCTTCTGCATTGCTGGCTAAAGATTTGGCATCAGAAAATGAAAACCATAATGGAACTGAAGCCTATAACTATTTTATGAGTTATTTAATTCCAGAATCGCAATTAAAAATCTCTGAATTTAATCGTTTTGTAAAAGATTTAAATGGTTTATCTGTTAATGAGTTTCTAGAGAAATTAAGTTTACATTTTGTGATTCATAATCGTGGACAACTTATTTATTTTCCAGATAAAAAACATCATTTTAGTATGTATTTAAATGGCGAATTTTATTCATTATATTTAAAAGAAGATGAATATACGTTTACAAATGCTTTAAGTAAATTAGATTCAGAAATTTTATTTAGAACGGTTTTAGAACCTATTTTAGGGGTAAAAGATTTAACGAATAATGATAGAGTTGGGCATTCTGATAACAAAAAAGATGTTATTTCCATTAAAACAAAAGTAGATTCTGGTTTATATACTGTTGGTTTTAGTTTAACTGCTGTAACCATTGTAGAACTAAAAGAAATTGCGGATGCTAATTTAAAAATGCCTCCAAAAACCACTTATATTCAGCCAAAATTAAGAAGTGGTTTAACTGTTTATGAGTTTTAA
- a CDS encoding D-2-hydroxyacid dehydrogenase, translating into MKILANDGLSKSGIDALKKGGFEVLNVKVAQNQLENYINEHNIDALIVKSLTEVRDDLIDECPSLKLIAFAGVGMDTIDVDYAIDKGLHVINAPEASTVSVAEMVFAHLFGMVRFLHSANREMPLEGDSRFRELKKAYSDGTELRGKKLGIIGFGSIGQEVAKIAIGIGMEVIAIDDNTTSESITLNFFNGQKVNFNIEMSTKKELLKEADFITINVPEQEGYVIDTDEIEEMKDGVGIINTSRGSNLNEVALITAIENGKIQFAGLDVFENEPNPEIQLLMNPDLSLSPHIGAGTLEAEERVGLEIAKQIIELLR; encoded by the coding sequence ATGAAAATATTAGCAAACGACGGATTATCAAAAAGCGGAATTGACGCTTTAAAAAAAGGAGGTTTTGAAGTACTAAACGTAAAAGTTGCTCAAAATCAATTAGAAAATTATATTAATGAACACAATATAGATGCACTTATTGTAAAAAGCTTAACAGAAGTTAGAGATGATTTAATTGATGAATGTCCATCATTAAAATTAATTGCTTTTGCAGGTGTTGGCATGGATACTATTGATGTAGATTATGCTATCGATAAAGGTTTGCACGTAATTAATGCTCCAGAAGCTTCAACAGTTTCTGTTGCTGAAATGGTATTTGCTCATTTATTTGGAATGGTAAGATTTTTACATTCTGCCAATAGAGAAATGCCTTTAGAAGGAGATTCTAGATTTAGAGAATTGAAAAAAGCTTATTCTGATGGAACAGAATTACGTGGAAAAAAATTAGGGATTATTGGTTTTGGAAGTATTGGTCAAGAAGTTGCAAAAATTGCCATCGGAATTGGAATGGAAGTAATTGCTATTGATGATAATACTACTTCAGAAAGTATTACTTTAAACTTTTTTAACGGTCAAAAAGTCAATTTTAATATTGAAATGAGTACTAAAAAAGAGTTATTAAAAGAAGCCGATTTTATTACAATTAATGTTCCTGAGCAAGAAGGTTATGTTATAGATACTGATGAAATAGAAGAAATGAAAGATGGAGTTGGTATAATAAACACTTCTAGAGGTAGTAATTTAAACGAAGTTGCTTTAATTACGGCTATTGAAAACGGAAAAATTCAATTTGCTGGTTTAGATGTATTTGAAAACGAACCAAATCCAGAAATTCAACTATTAATGAATCCAGATTTATCTTTATCTCCACATATTGGTGCTGGCACATTAGAAGCAGAGGAAAGAGTTGGCTTGGAAATTGCGAAACAAATTATAGAATTATTAAGATAA
- the serC gene encoding 3-phosphoserine/phosphohydroxythreonine transaminase, whose amino-acid sequence MKKHNFSAGPCILPQEVLQKASEAILNFNDDDLSLIEISHRSKPFVAVMEKARNLALELLGLENKGYQAIFLHGGASMEFLMVAYNLLNKKAAYLNTGTWSDKAIKEAKEFGEVVEVGSSKDKGYNYIPKGYSIPEDADYFHCTSNNTVAGTQIKSFPETNVPLICDMSSDIFSRQLDFEKFDLIYAGAQKNMGPAGTTLVIIKEEILGKVERHIPSMLNYQVHIKSDSMYNTPSVFAVYVSMLTLQWLKDLGGIPFIEKVNNKKAELLYTEIDRNPLFKGIVAKEDRSNMNATFVLTDESLTEKFDKMCAAAGINGLNGHRSVGGYRASMYNALPLYSVQVLVDVMKALK is encoded by the coding sequence ATGAAAAAACACAATTTTAGTGCTGGGCCTTGTATATTACCACAAGAAGTTTTACAAAAAGCATCAGAAGCTATTTTAAATTTTAATGATGATGATTTATCGTTAATCGAAATTTCGCATAGAAGTAAACCTTTTGTTGCAGTAATGGAAAAAGCTAGAAATTTAGCTTTGGAATTGTTAGGTTTAGAGAACAAAGGTTACCAAGCTATTTTTTTACATGGTGGTGCAAGTATGGAGTTTTTAATGGTTGCTTATAATTTATTAAACAAAAAAGCAGCTTATTTAAACACAGGAACTTGGTCTGATAAAGCTATAAAAGAAGCTAAGGAATTTGGTGAAGTTGTAGAAGTTGGCTCATCAAAAGACAAAGGATATAATTATATTCCTAAAGGATATTCAATTCCAGAAGATGCAGATTATTTTCACTGTACAAGTAATAATACAGTTGCAGGAACGCAAATAAAATCGTTTCCAGAAACAAATGTTCCTTTAATTTGTGATATGAGTTCAGATATTTTTTCACGTCAATTAGATTTTGAGAAATTCGATTTAATTTATGCTGGAGCACAAAAAAATATGGGACCTGCAGGAACAACTTTAGTCATTATCAAAGAAGAAATTTTAGGAAAAGTAGAAAGACACATTCCTTCTATGTTAAACTATCAAGTTCATATTAAAAGCGATAGCATGTACAACACACCTTCTGTTTTTGCTGTGTATGTTTCTATGTTAACCTTACAATGGTTAAAAGATTTAGGTGGAATTCCGTTTATTGAAAAAGTAAACAATAAAAAAGCAGAGCTTTTATATACTGAAATTGATAGAAATCCGCTTTTTAAAGGAATTGTAGCCAAAGAAGATAGAAGTAATATGAACGCGACTTTTGTGTTAACAGATGAATCTTTAACAGAAAAGTTCGACAAGATGTGTGCAGCAGCAGGTATTAATGGTTTAAATGGACACAGAAGTGTTGGTGGTTATAGAGCAAGCATGTACAATGCTTTGCCACTTTATAGTGTGCAAGTTTTAGTAGATGTGATGAAAGCTTTAAAATAA
- a CDS encoding acyl-CoA reductase translates to MISIQNRILAFSKLGHFLSQFKTSGFEKKESIVDNILFFEGFKHQIKLAQEKNSWFTKENILFSLESWSNALTENNLQAFVNEVNINNNASKNVAVIMAGNIPLVGFHDFLSVLICGHSVIVKQSSNDKHLLPFLAKFLEYVEPGFKGKITFTEEKLTDFDAVIATGSNNTARYFDYYFKDKPNIIRKSRNSVAVITDKVTDEDFEKLSDDVFQYFGLGCRSVSKLYVPKEFDFNPFFNGMFAKKEIINNAKYANNYDYNKAVYLMSEFDLLENGFLMIKEDESYSSPIATVFYEYYDNEIDLKIKLHQDKEKIQCIVAKDFLENEVAFGQTQQPRLDDYADGVNTLEFLSSI, encoded by the coding sequence ATGATTAGTATTCAGAATAGAATTTTAGCATTTTCAAAATTAGGGCACTTTTTAAGTCAATTTAAAACATCCGGTTTTGAGAAAAAAGAGAGTATTGTAGATAACATTCTTTTTTTTGAAGGGTTCAAACATCAAATAAAATTAGCACAAGAAAAGAACTCTTGGTTTACGAAAGAAAATATTTTATTTTCTTTAGAGAGTTGGTCTAATGCTTTAACAGAAAACAACCTACAGGCCTTTGTTAATGAAGTAAATATCAATAATAATGCGTCTAAAAATGTAGCAGTTATTATGGCTGGTAACATTCCTTTAGTTGGTTTTCACGATTTTTTATCGGTCTTAATTTGTGGACATTCTGTTATTGTAAAACAGTCTTCTAATGACAAACATTTGTTACCTTTTTTAGCCAAATTTTTAGAATATGTAGAACCTGGTTTTAAAGGGAAAATTACATTTACAGAAGAAAAATTAACTGATTTTGATGCTGTTATTGCAACAGGAAGTAACAATACAGCTCGTTATTTTGATTATTACTTTAAAGATAAGCCAAATATCATCAGAAAAAGTAGAAATTCTGTAGCTGTTATTACTGATAAAGTTACTGATGAAGATTTTGAAAAATTATCAGATGATGTGTTTCAATATTTTGGTTTAGGTTGTAGATCTGTATCCAAATTATATGTGCCAAAAGAGTTTGATTTCAATCCATTTTTTAATGGAATGTTTGCAAAAAAAGAGATCATCAACAATGCAAAATATGCCAATAATTACGATTATAACAAAGCTGTATATTTAATGAGCGAATTCGATTTGTTAGAAAATGGTTTTTTAATGATTAAGGAAGATGAAAGTTACTCCTCTCCTATTGCCACCGTTTTTTATGAATATTATGATAATGAAATCGATTTAAAAATAAAATTGCATCAAGATAAAGAAAAAATACAATGTATTGTTGCAAAGGATTTTTTAGAAAACGAAGTTGCTTTTGGGCAAACTCAACAACCTAGATTAGATGATTATGCAGATGGCGTAAATACATTGGAATTTTTATCATCAATTTAA
- a CDS encoding 4Fe-4S binding protein, with translation MAIIITDECINCGACEPECPNTAIYEGADDWKYSDGTDLKGNVVLPNGKTKNADEDQEPVSDEIYFIVADKCTECKGFHEEPQCAAVCPVDCCVPDDDNVETEEELLAKQRFMHND, from the coding sequence ATGGCAATTATAATAACAGATGAGTGTATAAATTGTGGGGCATGTGAACCAGAATGTCCTAACACAGCAATTTATGAAGGTGCAGACGATTGGAAATATTCTGATGGAACAGATTTGAAAGGAAATGTAGTTTTACCAAATGGTAAAACTAAAAATGCTGACGAAGATCAAGAGCCAGTTTCTGATGAAATTTATTTTATTGTTGCAGATAAATGTACAGAATGTAAAGGTTTTCATGAAGAGCCACAATGTGCTGCAGTTTGTCCTGTAGATTGTTGTGTGCCAGATGATGACAATGTAGAAACTGAAGAAGAGTTATTGGCGAAACAGAGGTTTATGCACAATGATTAA
- a CDS encoding carboxypeptidase-like regulatory domain-containing protein: MLKKLPFIFLFFFGCFSLISQTITGKVVDNVSLEPIQNVAIITNLQRGSTSNIDGKFTIQSKDLESITFSSLGYVTLTLKFDEFKKLNYTVFLVEKVNELDEIQLNLAKISLDSILIKTQKSMKENYVSEALQSNFYVRENSYIDFKKLELDLDKSTLLTRKKRKIAEQEFTDYANNLKNSDPNFSNEFYGNIKTKKVFSEKMKKFHNLDKIDTVQGYKSMQNNKKITIEDAQNDLQNIVLKHLNKNKTYKVSSGLFPIEDSLSLKEVLDEADSLKIDNTFNKSFAISGFNTAKYRGKFFNLEKQRNFLSPKYYEHILETNTFLGSKMMYVLNFTPRKSKSKYSGKIFINPRDFTIAKIEYQFADGKRGQNLNLKWLLGIKVSEDINKVTLFYEKNKENKVYTSYYKETRGVYAYVHRPIKFKENSRTKNKVKFDIKIELDTKETTEVLISDVFAIEAEEAKPVKKDTPQKRVAHLTLDTYNKTTWKNRQLVTEYLKKWE; this comes from the coding sequence ATGCTTAAAAAATTACCTTTTATTTTTCTTTTTTTCTTCGGATGTTTTTCTTTGATTTCTCAAACTATTACAGGAAAAGTTGTAGACAACGTTTCCTTAGAACCTATACAAAACGTGGCTATTATTACGAATTTACAAAGAGGAAGCACTTCTAATATTGATGGAAAATTCACGATTCAAAGCAAAGATTTAGAATCAATTACGTTTTCAAGTTTAGGTTATGTAACCTTAACTTTAAAATTTGATGAATTTAAAAAACTCAATTACACCGTTTTTTTAGTTGAAAAAGTAAATGAGTTAGATGAGATTCAATTGAATTTAGCAAAAATTTCTTTAGATTCTATTTTGATAAAAACTCAAAAAAGCATGAAAGAAAATTATGTTTCTGAAGCTTTACAAAGTAATTTTTATGTGAGAGAAAATAGTTATATCGACTTTAAAAAATTGGAATTAGATTTAGATAAAAGCACGTTATTAACTAGAAAAAAGAGAAAAATAGCTGAACAAGAATTTACAGATTATGCAAACAATCTAAAAAATAGTGATCCTAATTTTTCGAATGAATTTTATGGTAATATCAAAACCAAAAAAGTTTTTTCAGAAAAGATGAAGAAGTTTCATAATTTGGATAAAATTGATACTGTACAAGGTTACAAATCGATGCAAAATAATAAAAAAATTACCATAGAAGATGCTCAAAACGATTTGCAAAACATTGTTTTAAAACACCTTAATAAAAACAAAACTTATAAAGTAAGCTCTGGTTTATTTCCTATTGAAGATTCACTTTCTTTAAAAGAAGTACTTGACGAAGCAGATTCTTTAAAAATTGACAACACTTTTAATAAGTCCTTTGCAATTAGTGGTTTTAACACTGCTAAATATAGAGGGAAGTTTTTTAATTTAGAAAAACAACGAAACTTTTTAAGTCCAAAATATTACGAACATATTTTAGAAACCAATACTTTTTTAGGATCCAAAATGATGTATGTTTTGAACTTTACACCAAGAAAATCAAAATCTAAATACAGTGGTAAAATTTTTATTAATCCAAGAGATTTTACAATTGCTAAAATTGAATACCAATTTGCAGATGGAAAAAGAGGTCAGAATTTAAATTTAAAATGGTTGTTGGGTATTAAAGTTTCAGAAGACATTAATAAAGTAACTTTATTTTATGAAAAAAATAAAGAAAACAAAGTTTACACATCTTATTATAAAGAAACTAGAGGAGTTTATGCCTATGTGCATAGACCTATAAAATTTAAAGAAAATTCGCGCACAAAAAATAAAGTAAAGTTTGATATAAAAATAGAATTAGATACCAAAGAAACTACAGAGGTATTAATTTCTGACGTGTTTGCTATTGAAGCTGAAGAAGCAAAACCTGTAAAAAAAGATACTCCACAAAAACGAGTTGCGCATCTGACTTTAGACACCTATAATAAAACTACCTGGAAAAACAGACAATTAGTTACTGAGTATCTAAAAAAATGGGAATAA
- the ychF gene encoding redox-regulated ATPase YchF, which translates to MKAGIVGLPNVGKSTLFNCLSNAKAQSANFPFCTIEPNLGVVNVPDTRLQKLEELVNPERVLPATVEIVDIAGLVKGASKGEGLGNQFLANIRETDAILHVVRCFDNDNIIHVDNSIDPVRDKETIDIELQLKDLETVEKRLERVKRTAKTGNKEAQAELVVLLKIEETLLKGVSVRAIDFNEKEMEFVQPLQFITAKPVLYVCNVDENSAVSGNAYVDKVREAVKDENAEVIVLAVGTEADITELDDYEERQMFLADIGLEEAGVSRLVRSAYKLLNLQTYFTAGVKEVRAWTIPIGSTAPQAAGVIHTDFEKGFIRAETIAYEDYVTYGSEAKVKEAGKMRVEGKEYIVKDGDVMHFRFNV; encoded by the coding sequence ATGAAAGCTGGAATTGTAGGATTACCAAACGTAGGAAAATCAACTTTATTTAATTGTTTATCGAATGCAAAAGCGCAAAGTGCTAACTTTCCTTTTTGTACTATAGAACCAAATTTAGGAGTTGTAAATGTGCCAGATACACGTTTGCAAAAGTTAGAAGAATTGGTGAATCCTGAAAGAGTTTTACCTGCAACTGTAGAGATTGTAGATATTGCTGGTTTGGTAAAAGGAGCAAGTAAAGGAGAAGGTTTAGGAAATCAATTTTTGGCAAATATTAGAGAAACAGATGCAATTTTACATGTTGTGCGTTGTTTTGATAACGATAATATTATTCATGTTGATAACTCTATTGATCCTGTTAGAGACAAAGAAACCATTGATATTGAACTACAATTAAAAGATTTAGAAACTGTAGAAAAGCGTTTAGAACGTGTAAAAAGAACTGCAAAAACAGGGAATAAAGAAGCGCAAGCAGAATTGGTAGTTTTGCTAAAAATAGAGGAGACTTTGTTAAAAGGTGTTTCTGTAAGAGCCATCGATTTTAATGAAAAAGAAATGGAATTTGTACAACCATTACAATTTATAACTGCAAAACCAGTTTTGTATGTTTGTAATGTTGATGAAAATTCTGCTGTTTCTGGAAACGCTTATGTAGATAAAGTTAGAGAAGCTGTAAAAGATGAAAATGCTGAAGTGATTGTTTTAGCTGTAGGAACTGAGGCAGATATTACAGAATTAGACGATTATGAAGAGCGCCAAATGTTTTTGGCAGATATTGGTTTAGAAGAAGCTGGTGTTTCTAGATTAGTTCGTTCAGCATATAAATTATTAAACTTACAAACTTATTTTACAGCAGGTGTAAAAGAAGTAAGAGCTTGGACAATTCCTATTGGATCAACTGCGCCACAAGCAGCAGGTGTAATTCATACCGATTTTGAAAAAGGTTTTATTAGAGCAGAAACAATTGCTTACGAAGATTATGTTACTTATGGTTCTGAAGCTAAAGTAAAAGAAGCTGGAAAAATGAGAGTAGAAGGTAAGGAGTACATTGTAAAAGATGGTGATGTTATGCACTTTAGATTTAATGTTTAA